The Mycolicibacterium mucogenicum DSM 44124 genomic sequence CCAGCAGCGTGCGGGCGTACAGCACGCGCTGGTCGGTGACCCACTGCATGGGCGTCCGCCCGGTCTCCTCGACGAACCGGCGTGCGAACGTGCGGCCCGACATGCTGGCCCGTTTGGCCAGGCTCGCCACCGTGTGTGGCTGCCGCAGGTTGGTCAGAATCCAATCCAGATGCGGCGCAAAGCCTTCCGAGCACCGCACCGGGATGGGCTGCTCGATGAACTGCCGCTGACCACCGTCGCGCTGCGGCGGTACCACCATGCGGCGCGCGATCTTGTTGGTGATCTCGCTGCCCATCTCGCGGCGCACCAGGTGTAGGCAGGCGTCGATACCGGCGGCGGTCCCCGCGCTGGTGATCAGATTTCCGTCGTCGACGAACAGCACGTCACGGTCGACGCGGGCGGTGGGAAACATGCGCGCCAACTTGTCCGCGTGCATCCAGTGCGTGGTACACGCACGGCCGTCGAGCAGCCCCGCGGCGCCGGCGACGAACACCCCTGAGCAGATGGTCAGGATCATCGAACCCGAATCCGCGGCATTGCGGACGGCGTCCAGCGCCGCCTGCGGATAGACCGGACCCGCCACTGCCGGAATGGCGACCAGATCGGCCCCCAGCAGCTGGTCGATGCCGTGGTCGGGGATCAATGAAGCGCCCACCGACGTGCGCACGGGCCGTCCGGCCTCCGGCCCGCACACCTTGAAATCGAAGTTCGGCACACCGTCGGCTGACCGGTCGATGCCGAAGACCTCGCACACCACGCCGAACTCGAACGGCGCCACTCCGTCCATCACCAGGACCGAGACACTGTTGATCATGGCAGTATTTTATCGAATGCCGTCCGAACTGCCACTGTTTATTCAGTTGCCCCGGATTCGAGAATTATCGGTATGAACACCATCCTGACTCTCGTCGCGATGGTCGCGATCATGGTCGCCCCCTTCGCACTCGGCGCCCTGTTGAGCGCCATCACCCGAAATCCCGGTGCACGCAACGGCTTCGGCAACTTCAACTGGACCGACGTGGGAGACTCCCGCGACCTGGACCGCGTCGCGCACGACCTCGCCGCGGCACGGTCCCGATACGAATAGTCAGACGGACGCGAGGAAATCCTCGACCGCGCGGCGGTAGACCTCGGGCGCGTCGTCGTGCACGAGGTGACCGGCCCCCGGAACTTCCACATACGTTGTCCGGTACCCGATCTCGGCCATCTTGCGCATCTGCCCCGGCGGCGCGACCCCGTTGCCGGCCTCGATGAGCAACGTCGGCGCCCGCACTGCCGTCCACTGCTGCCAGTAGTCCCGGGTGCCCCACTCGGCGGCGATCGCCACCCAGTGCGCCGCCTCGCCGTGCAGCCGCCAACCGGTCTCGGTGCGATCGAACGCGTCCAGGAAGTACTGGCCGGCGACCGGGCCGAAGAGATCCAAAACCTGTTGCGCCGAATCGAATTCGACCGGAATCGAATGGGTCCAGGGATCCCAGGCACCGATGGTGAAGCCGACGAAATCCGCTGCCATGTCCTCGACCACCAGCGCGGTGACCAATTCCGGATGTTCGGCGGCCACACACCAGCTGTGCAGCCCACCCATCGAGTGCCCGATCAACCGCGCCGGACGCCCCAGCGAGCCGACCGCGTCGGCCAGGTCAGCGACGAACCGTTCGGTGCTGATCGGCCCGGAATCGTGGACTCCGCGCCCGCGGTGCCACGGCGCGTCGTACGTATAGACCTCGCCCAATTCGGTCAACCACGGCAACTGCCGGTCCCACGTCGTCCCGCGGCCCATCAATCCGTGCACCAGCACAATCGGCTCGCC encodes the following:
- a CDS encoding alpha/beta fold hydrolase, which gives rise to MTTDLLTARGGTGEPIVLVHGLMGRGTTWDRQLPWLTELGEVYTYDAPWHRGRGVHDSGPISTERFVADLADAVGSLGRPARLIGHSMGGLHSWCVAAEHPELVTALVVEDMAADFVGFTIGAWDPWTHSIPVEFDSAQQVLDLFGPVAGQYFLDAFDRTETGWRLHGEAAHWVAIAAEWGTRDYWQQWTAVRAPTLLIEAGNGVAPPGQMRKMAEIGYRTTYVEVPGAGHLVHDDAPEVYRRAVEDFLASV
- a CDS encoding helix-turn-helix domain-containing protein — translated: MINSVSVLVMDGVAPFEFGVVCEVFGIDRSADGVPNFDFKVCGPEAGRPVRTSVGASLIPDHGIDQLLGADLVAIPAVAGPVYPQAALDAVRNAADSGSMILTICSGVFVAGAAGLLDGRACTTHWMHADKLARMFPTARVDRDVLFVDDGNLITSAGTAAGIDACLHLVRREMGSEITNKIARRMVVPPQRDGGQRQFIEQPIPVRCSEGFAPHLDWILTNLRQPHTVASLAKRASMSGRTFARRFVEETGRTPMQWVTDQRVLYARTLLEETDLDVDRVADKAGFGTATLLRHHFRRVVGVNPSDYRRRFACPNLVAPQPVD